A window of Citrus sinensis cultivar Valencia sweet orange chromosome 7, DVS_A1.0, whole genome shotgun sequence contains these coding sequences:
- the LOC102625009 gene encoding uncharacterized protein LOC102625009 isoform X4, translating to MAIDGVESPCPPCQSPSHFSQPRHFYVAVDRLQFKMETLVELLHLVVAGRRPGLPMIVCCSSRDELDAVCSAVSNLADISFSSLHSDLAETERTLILEEFRHTAMKWSQKVTEQSGDESETGKDEHKSHMIVVTDACLPLLSSGESAISARVLINYELPTKKETYIRRMTTCLAADGSVINIVVGGEVVTLRSMEESLGLIVAEVPINISEIL from the exons ATGGCGATCGATGGAGTCGAATCTCCCTGTCCTCCATGTCAGTCTCCTTCACATTTCAG TCAACCACGTCACTTCTATGTCGCCGTCGACAGACTCCAGTTCAAAATG GAAACGTTGGTGGAACTATTACATTTAGTCGTGGCTGGGCGGCGGCCGGGCTTGCCAATGATAGTCTGCTGCAGCTCAAGGGACGAGCTTGACGCCGTTTGCTCTGCCGTCTCTAACCTCGCTGACATTTCATTCTCATCTCTG CACAGTGACCTGGCCGAAACGGAGCGAACGCTGATTTTGGAGGAATTTCGGCATACAGCAATGAAATGGAGCCAAAAAGTCACTGAACAGAGTGGAGATGAAAGTGAAACTGGAAAAGATGAGCATAAGTCTCATATGATTGTTGTGACAGATGCTTGCCTTCCACTTCTTTCTTCTGGAGAATCTGCTATATCTGCTCGTGTTCTGATAAACTATGAATTGCCAACAAAGAAG GAAACATATATAAGGCGCATGACAACTTGTTTGGCAGCAG ATGGTAGTGTGATCAATATAGTTGTTGGAGGTGAAGTAGTAACCCTCAGAAGTATGGAAGAAAGCCTTGGCCTTATTGTAGCTGAGGTGCCCATAAAT ATTTCTGAAATTTTGTGA
- the LOC102625009 gene encoding ATP-dependent RNA helicase eIF4A isoform X5 yields MSVSFTFQETLVELLHLVVAGRRPGLPMIVCCSSRDELDAVCSAVSNLADISFSSLHSDLAETERTLILEEFRHTAMKWSQKVTEQSGDESETGKDEHKSHMIVVTDACLPLLSSGESAISARVLINYELPTKKETYIRRMTTCLAADGSVINIVVGGEVVTLRSMEESLGLIVAEVPINRDSTHSTADSPDSSHSSSH; encoded by the exons ATGTCAGTCTCCTTCACATTTCAG GAAACGTTGGTGGAACTATTACATTTAGTCGTGGCTGGGCGGCGGCCGGGCTTGCCAATGATAGTCTGCTGCAGCTCAAGGGACGAGCTTGACGCCGTTTGCTCTGCCGTCTCTAACCTCGCTGACATTTCATTCTCATCTCTG CACAGTGACCTGGCCGAAACGGAGCGAACGCTGATTTTGGAGGAATTTCGGCATACAGCAATGAAATGGAGCCAAAAAGTCACTGAACAGAGTGGAGATGAAAGTGAAACTGGAAAAGATGAGCATAAGTCTCATATGATTGTTGTGACAGATGCTTGCCTTCCACTTCTTTCTTCTGGAGAATCTGCTATATCTGCTCGTGTTCTGATAAACTATGAATTGCCAACAAAGAAG GAAACATATATAAGGCGCATGACAACTTGTTTGGCAGCAG ATGGTAGTGTGATCAATATAGTTGTTGGAGGTGAAGTAGTAACCCTCAGAAGTATGGAAGAAAGCCTTGGCCTTATTGTAGCTGAGGTGCCCATAAAT CGTGACAGCACACACAGCACAGCAGACTCACCAGACAGCTCACACAGCAGCAGTCACTGA
- the LOC102626244 gene encoding uncharacterized protein LOC102626244, with amino-acid sequence MACLDMYNSEHKGLMSPRISFSNDFAESQHIIKQERSSREAAPVSSDFEFSVSNYSMMSADELFFKGKLLPFKDNGNNQMQRTLREELLINDDKDDNELSLRPPKGSSTRWKGFLGLKRSHIGSKKAEKSDGYVEKVAHESKKSIFAHEETRVSKTSQELWSEGGSSCRDVEIGI; translated from the exons ATGGCATGCTTAGACATGTATAACTCCGAGCACAAAGGTCTTATGAGCCCAAGAATCTCCTTCTCCAATGATTTTGCTGAGTCTCAGCACATTATCAAGCAAGAGAGGAGCTCAAGAGAGGCTGCTCCAGTGTCCTCAGACTTTGAATTCTCAGTGAGTAACTACTCAATGATGAGTGCTGATGAGCTCTTCTTCAAAGGTAAGCTTTTGCCATTTAAAGATAACGGCAACAACCAAATGCAGAGGACTTTGAGAGAAGAGCTTCTTATTAATGATGACAAAGATGATAATGAACTTTCATTGAGGCCCCCGAAAGGTTCTTCTACTAGGTGGAAGGGCTTTCTCGGTCTCAAAAGATCTCACATTGGTTCCAAGAAAGCTGAAAAGAGTGATGGCTATGTTGAGAAAGTTGCTCATGAAAGTAAAAAGTCTATTTTTGCTCACGAGGAGACCCGTGTTAGCAAGACTTCACAG GAGCTTTGGAGCGAAGGAGGGTCAAGTTGCAGGGACGTGGAGATTGGAATATAG
- the LOC102625009 gene encoding ATP-dependent RNA helicase eIF4A isoform X3, which produces MAIDGVESPCPPCQSPSHFSQPRHFYVAVDRLQFKMETLVELLHLVVAGRRPGLPMIVCCSSRDELDAVCSAVSNLADISFSSLHSDLAETERTLILEEFRHTAMKWSQKVTEQSGDESETGKDEHKSHMIVVTDACLPLLSSGESAISARVLINYELPTKKETYIRRMTTCLAADGSVINIVVGGEVVTLRSMEESLGLIVAEVPINGLGFDISW; this is translated from the exons ATGGCGATCGATGGAGTCGAATCTCCCTGTCCTCCATGTCAGTCTCCTTCACATTTCAG TCAACCACGTCACTTCTATGTCGCCGTCGACAGACTCCAGTTCAAAATG GAAACGTTGGTGGAACTATTACATTTAGTCGTGGCTGGGCGGCGGCCGGGCTTGCCAATGATAGTCTGCTGCAGCTCAAGGGACGAGCTTGACGCCGTTTGCTCTGCCGTCTCTAACCTCGCTGACATTTCATTCTCATCTCTG CACAGTGACCTGGCCGAAACGGAGCGAACGCTGATTTTGGAGGAATTTCGGCATACAGCAATGAAATGGAGCCAAAAAGTCACTGAACAGAGTGGAGATGAAAGTGAAACTGGAAAAGATGAGCATAAGTCTCATATGATTGTTGTGACAGATGCTTGCCTTCCACTTCTTTCTTCTGGAGAATCTGCTATATCTGCTCGTGTTCTGATAAACTATGAATTGCCAACAAAGAAG GAAACATATATAAGGCGCATGACAACTTGTTTGGCAGCAG ATGGTAGTGTGATCAATATAGTTGTTGGAGGTGAAGTAGTAACCCTCAGAAGTATGGAAGAAAGCCTTGGCCTTATTGTAGCTGAGGTGCCCATAAAT GGATTAGGGTTTGACATTTCATGGTGA
- the LOC102625009 gene encoding ATP-dependent RNA helicase eIF4A isoform X1, producing the protein MAIDGVESPCPPCQSPSHFSQPRHFYVAVDRLQFKMETLVELLHLVVAGRRPGLPMIVCCSSRDELDAVCSAVSNLADISFSSLHSDLAETERTLILEEFRHTAMKWSQKVTEQSGDESETGKDEHKSHMIVVTDACLPLLSSGESAISARVLINYELPTKKETYIRRMTTCLAADGSVINIVVGGEVVTLRSMEESLGLIVAEVPINRDSTHSTADSPDSSHSSSH; encoded by the exons ATGGCGATCGATGGAGTCGAATCTCCCTGTCCTCCATGTCAGTCTCCTTCACATTTCAG TCAACCACGTCACTTCTATGTCGCCGTCGACAGACTCCAGTTCAAAATG GAAACGTTGGTGGAACTATTACATTTAGTCGTGGCTGGGCGGCGGCCGGGCTTGCCAATGATAGTCTGCTGCAGCTCAAGGGACGAGCTTGACGCCGTTTGCTCTGCCGTCTCTAACCTCGCTGACATTTCATTCTCATCTCTG CACAGTGACCTGGCCGAAACGGAGCGAACGCTGATTTTGGAGGAATTTCGGCATACAGCAATGAAATGGAGCCAAAAAGTCACTGAACAGAGTGGAGATGAAAGTGAAACTGGAAAAGATGAGCATAAGTCTCATATGATTGTTGTGACAGATGCTTGCCTTCCACTTCTTTCTTCTGGAGAATCTGCTATATCTGCTCGTGTTCTGATAAACTATGAATTGCCAACAAAGAAG GAAACATATATAAGGCGCATGACAACTTGTTTGGCAGCAG ATGGTAGTGTGATCAATATAGTTGTTGGAGGTGAAGTAGTAACCCTCAGAAGTATGGAAGAAAGCCTTGGCCTTATTGTAGCTGAGGTGCCCATAAAT CGTGACAGCACACACAGCACAGCAGACTCACCAGACAGCTCACACAGCAGCAGTCACTGA
- the LOC102625009 gene encoding ATP-dependent RNA helicase eIF4A isoform X2: MAIDGVESPCPPCQSPSHFSQPRHFYVAVDRLQFKMETLVELLHLVVAGRRPGLPMIVCCSSRDELDAVCSAVSNLADISFSSLHSDLAETERTLILEEFRHTAMKWSQKVTEQSGDESETGKDEHKSHMIVVTDACLPLLSSGESAISARVLINYELPTKKETYIRRMTTCLAADGSVINIVVGGEVVTLRSMEESLGLIVAEVPINVSLLSLHALLSLDWKT; encoded by the exons ATGGCGATCGATGGAGTCGAATCTCCCTGTCCTCCATGTCAGTCTCCTTCACATTTCAG TCAACCACGTCACTTCTATGTCGCCGTCGACAGACTCCAGTTCAAAATG GAAACGTTGGTGGAACTATTACATTTAGTCGTGGCTGGGCGGCGGCCGGGCTTGCCAATGATAGTCTGCTGCAGCTCAAGGGACGAGCTTGACGCCGTTTGCTCTGCCGTCTCTAACCTCGCTGACATTTCATTCTCATCTCTG CACAGTGACCTGGCCGAAACGGAGCGAACGCTGATTTTGGAGGAATTTCGGCATACAGCAATGAAATGGAGCCAAAAAGTCACTGAACAGAGTGGAGATGAAAGTGAAACTGGAAAAGATGAGCATAAGTCTCATATGATTGTTGTGACAGATGCTTGCCTTCCACTTCTTTCTTCTGGAGAATCTGCTATATCTGCTCGTGTTCTGATAAACTATGAATTGCCAACAAAGAAG GAAACATATATAAGGCGCATGACAACTTGTTTGGCAGCAG ATGGTAGTGTGATCAATATAGTTGTTGGAGGTGAAGTAGTAACCCTCAGAAGTATGGAAGAAAGCCTTGGCCTTATTGTAGCTGAGGTGCCCATAAATGTAAGTTTGTTGTCACTTCATGCTTTATTATCATTAGATTGGAAAACATAG
- the LOC102626536 gene encoding B3 domain-containing protein Os01g0234100-like, with protein sequence MDLELEVKKEVVDEHVNTTSHRSEAARPTDDEEATIAQLSLLPASSKPKRKRKPKTIFSADEPMKPSKKKGKIILKLKKSPPDTSVTSVPGTVEPDSRGGGKTKSSKKNKDVVDGKCSPVEPKSPAMIRAEEVQSNLEPQFPSFAKSMVRSHVASCFWMGLPGYFCKSHLPDKDTSVVLEDESGIQYTAKYFAEKTGLSAGWRQFSTAHNLVEGDVLVFQLIAPLKLKVYIIRANDFTEVDGALGLLNLDAPSKQNDTAELEIDNGEPIVVTNQNTKKKRKKSLPLAVVQKKNKKSVQGRSASNLGQPAEQSENDSEEVGSEVLEGFKISTPPVQFKDVTSLDNFNILVDGLVVDSELPEDIRCNYYKLCCSQNAFLHENLAQGINFKLIVGTISEIVNIADALRACKFTTSRDEFAMWDKTLKAFELLGMSVGFLRARLRRLQRLAFESEGAEDTRRYIEAKAQQSQTQDEIRNIEARLVELKGAWQRFDAEISSLKSSAESYELKFREVANAPW encoded by the exons ATGGATCTGGAACTGGAAGTCAAGAAAGAAGTGGTAGACGAGCACGTCAACACGACGTCGCATCGCTCGGAAGCAGCAAGACCAACAGACGACGAAGAAGCTACAATCGCGCAGCTCTCCCTGCTTCCCGCCTCTTCCAAGCCCAAGCGCAAGCGCAAACCTAAGACCATATTCTCCGCG GATGAGCCAATGAAGCCGTCgaagaagaaaggaaagatTATATTAAAGCTGAAGAAGAGTCCACCTGACACATCGGTCACCTCCGTTCCGGGAACC GTTGAGCCTGATTCTAGAGGAGGAGGGAAGACTAAGAG CtctaagaaaaataaggatGTGGTTGATGGGAAATGTTCTCCCGTTGAACCCAAGTCTCCTGCTATGATTAGGGCAGAAGAGGTTCAATCCAATCTAGAGCCTCAGTTCCCTAGTTTTGCCAAATCTATGGTTAGATCACATGTGGCTAGCTGTTTCTGGATG gGGCTTCCTGGATACTTCTGTAAGTCACATTTACCAGATAAGGATACCTCTGTGGTTTTGGAAGATGAATCTGGAATCCAGTACACGGCAAAATATTTTGCTGAAAAGACGGGATTGAGTGCTGGTTGGAGACAATTTTCCACTGCACACAATTTGGTTGAGGGAGATGTTTTGGTCTTTCAGTTAATTGCACCTCTAAAACTTAAG GTGTACATAATAAGGGCCAATGATTTTACTGAGGTGGATGGGGCTCTTGGCCTTCTAAATTTGGATGCTCCTTCAAAGCAAAATGATACAG CTGAACTTGAAATAGACAATGGAGAACCAATCGTAGTGACTAATCAAAACACAAAGAAGAAACGCAAGAAGTCTCTACCATTAGCAGTTGTCcaaaagaagaacaaaaaatcTGTCCAGGGAAGGTCAGCCTCTAATCTTGGACAACCAGCAGAGCAATCTGAAAATGACAGTGAAGAGGTTGGCTCAGAAGTTCTGGAAGGTTTCAAAATATCAACACCTCCTGTTCAGTTTAAAGATGTCACGAGTTTAGACAACTTCAACATCCTGGTAGATGGACTGGTTGTAGATTCTGAGCTCCCTGAAGATATTCGGTGTAACTACTACAAGCTTTGCTGTAGTCAGAATGCATTCCTTCATGAGAATCTTGCACAGGGTATCAATTTCAAGTTGATTGTTGGAACTATTTCTGAAATCGTCAACATTGCAGATGCCTTGAGAGCTTGCAAGTTTACTACATCCCGTGATGAATTTGCTATGTGGGACAAGACTCTGAAAGCCTTTGAGCTTTTGGGCATGAGTGTCGGCTTCTTACGTGCTCGCCTACGCCGGCTTCAGAGATTAGCTTTTGAATCAGAAGGTGCCGAGGACACAAGGAGGTATATAGAAGCTAAAGCTCAACAATCTCAGACGCAAGATGAGATAAGAAATATTGAAGCAAGGCTCGTGGAATTGAAAGGTGCTTGGCAGAGGTTTGATGCAGAAATCTCAAGTCTGAAGTCCTCAGCTGAGAGCTATGAGCTCAAGTTCCGAGAAGTGGCAAACGCTCCATGGTGA